The following proteins are co-located in the Microbacterium sp. SORGH_AS_0888 genome:
- a CDS encoding ABC transporter ATP-binding protein, translating to MTLAERTGSAMDQNPDEPDVVLDVRDLRVVFSRSGRRVHAVSGISYRLRAGCMLAIIGESGSGKSVSVRALMGLLPPSAVISGSARIGGTELVGLGEKELRRVRGDDIAMVFQDPARSLNPTMSVGAQIVEAIRTKQRSVSRKDADARAVELLRLVRMPAAERRFHEYPHQLSGGMRQRVMIAIALASDPKVLIADEATTALDVTTQAQIMELLTDLCERLGTAVIMISHDLGLAASYADDVLVMYAGRAVEHAPTRTLFQNVRMPYTKALLGAIPQLTTAPHSMLTVIGGHPPDLSALPPGCSFRPRCPRAADVCLERPALTEHEPDHRYACWRPLTDGADLDQPDDGVPVELSLDDEAQLRIEGERLDGQPLLDEGVIPSEDPVPARGGRA from the coding sequence ATGACGCTCGCCGAAAGGACGGGATCCGCCATGGACCAGAACCCGGACGAGCCGGATGTCGTGCTCGACGTCCGCGATCTGCGCGTCGTCTTCTCGCGCTCCGGACGCCGTGTGCACGCCGTCAGCGGCATCTCCTACCGACTGCGCGCGGGATGCATGCTCGCCATCATCGGCGAGTCGGGGTCGGGCAAGTCGGTGAGCGTGCGTGCGCTCATGGGGCTGCTGCCGCCGAGCGCGGTGATCTCCGGCTCGGCCCGGATCGGTGGGACCGAGCTCGTGGGCCTCGGCGAGAAGGAGCTGCGCCGTGTGCGCGGCGACGACATCGCGATGGTGTTCCAGGACCCGGCGCGCTCGCTCAACCCGACCATGAGCGTCGGCGCCCAGATCGTCGAGGCCATTCGGACCAAGCAGCGCTCGGTGTCTCGCAAGGATGCCGATGCCCGCGCCGTGGAGCTGCTGCGGCTCGTGCGGATGCCCGCGGCGGAGCGGCGGTTCCACGAGTACCCGCACCAGCTGTCGGGCGGCATGCGGCAGCGCGTCATGATCGCGATCGCGCTCGCCTCGGACCCGAAGGTCCTCATCGCCGACGAGGCGACGACGGCGCTGGATGTCACGACCCAGGCGCAGATCATGGAGCTGCTGACCGACCTGTGCGAGCGGCTCGGCACGGCCGTCATCATGATCAGCCACGACCTGGGGCTCGCCGCCAGCTACGCCGACGACGTCCTGGTCATGTACGCGGGCCGCGCCGTCGAGCACGCCCCCACCCGCACGCTGTTCCAGAACGTGCGGATGCCCTACACGAAGGCGCTCCTCGGGGCGATCCCGCAGCTGACGACCGCGCCGCACTCGATGCTGACCGTGATCGGGGGACACCCGCCGGACCTCTCGGCATTGCCGCCCGGGTGCTCGTTCCGCCCGCGCTGCCCGCGGGCGGCCGACGTGTGCCTCGAGCGCCCGGCGTTGACGGAGCACGAGCCGGATCACCGCTACGCGTGCTGGCGGCCCCTCACGGACGGCGCCGACCTCGACCAGCCGGACGACGGCGTGCCCGTCGAGCTCTCGCTGGACGACGAGGCCCAGCTGCGCATCGAGGGGGAGCGCCTCGACGGGCAGCCGTTGCTCGACGAGGGCGTCATCCCCAGCGAAGACCCGGTGCCGGCGAGAGGAGGACGCGCATGA
- a CDS encoding ABC transporter permease: protein MALVDAATTSAALAAAGERAPGTDWALVRRRLLVWIPGGFVALLMLVCFLGPFVLPLPSPVGGSVLDSGLPPGSPGHLLGTDVNGNDVVSRLIYGGRASLSVAIATNLIGLVAGGLVGALSGYLGGRSDTWIMRVLDVLIAFPSLVLTIAIAQVLGPSLPNTILALTAFSIPAVARISRSATLRIVSMPFVQAAQLGGSPWWRILLRHIAPNIAPQMLNFALLGMGIVIVTEGALSFLGMGIPAPEPSWGNMIYDAQQSLSATPLLVLWPSLALLVTVLAFNLLGEQVRDEMSGR, encoded by the coding sequence ATGGCTCTCGTTGATGCCGCCACGACCTCCGCGGCGCTCGCCGCCGCGGGCGAGCGCGCCCCGGGCACCGACTGGGCGCTCGTGCGGCGCCGGCTGCTCGTCTGGATCCCCGGCGGGTTCGTCGCTCTGCTCATGCTCGTCTGCTTCCTCGGGCCGTTCGTGCTTCCGCTGCCCTCCCCCGTGGGCGGCAGCGTGCTCGACAGCGGCCTTCCGCCCGGCTCGCCCGGGCATCTGCTCGGCACCGACGTCAACGGCAACGACGTCGTCTCCCGCCTCATCTACGGCGGGCGCGCATCGCTGAGCGTCGCGATCGCCACGAACCTCATCGGCCTCGTGGCCGGCGGCCTCGTCGGCGCCCTCTCCGGGTACCTCGGCGGACGCTCCGACACCTGGATCATGCGCGTGCTGGACGTGCTGATCGCCTTCCCCTCGCTCGTGCTCACGATCGCGATCGCGCAGGTGCTCGGCCCCAGCCTCCCCAACACGATCCTCGCGCTCACCGCGTTCAGCATCCCCGCCGTGGCGCGCATCTCGCGCTCCGCGACGCTGCGGATCGTCAGCATGCCGTTCGTGCAGGCCGCGCAGCTGGGCGGCAGTCCGTGGTGGCGCATCCTGCTGCGCCACATCGCCCCCAACATCGCGCCGCAGATGCTGAACTTCGCGCTGCTGGGCATGGGCATCGTGATCGTCACCGAGGGTGCGCTGAGCTTCCTCGGGATGGGGATCCCGGCGCCCGAGCCCAGCTGGGGAAACATGATCTACGACGCGCAGCAGTCGCTGTCGGCCACGCCGCTGCTCGTGCTCTGGCCGAGTCTCGCCCTGCTGGTCACGGTGCTCGCCTTCAACCTCCTCGGCGAGCAGGTGCGCGACGAGATGAGCGGGCGATGA
- a CDS encoding ABC transporter permease → MTSTVETTSIRTEGPQGLLGRVAGSPLLRLVVRRVLIAIPLLLAVSILTFALMAVMPGDPARNMAGMNASEEQVEAVRHQLGLDRPPVERYLTWLGGFVTGNLGKSSVSGQPVAQLLAERMPVTVELVLLAFAVSLLVSLPVALIAARRPGGIFDRVVMVISMTLLAVPNYVMALLLVLVFAVSLRALPAIGYVPVTTDVVANLRSVTLPVLALGLPIACFYARFLRGDLVEQMNSAEYIETARAKGVGPWKVLLVHAFRNSSFGLLTLVGLNVGGLVGGTVIIEQIFSMPGLGVMMLQGVGSQDTAVVQACVFIFAAVAIFANLFVDVMYAVLDPRIRYGSR, encoded by the coding sequence GTGACCTCGACCGTCGAGACGACGTCCATCCGGACCGAGGGGCCTCAGGGGCTCCTCGGCCGGGTGGCCGGCTCGCCGCTGCTGCGGCTGGTGGTGCGCCGCGTGCTGATCGCGATCCCGCTGCTGCTGGCCGTGAGCATCCTCACCTTCGCGCTCATGGCCGTGATGCCGGGCGACCCCGCCCGCAACATGGCGGGGATGAACGCCTCCGAGGAGCAGGTCGAGGCGGTGCGGCACCAGCTCGGTCTCGACCGCCCGCCGGTGGAGCGGTACCTGACCTGGCTCGGGGGGTTCGTCACCGGAAACCTCGGCAAGTCCTCCGTGAGCGGTCAGCCGGTCGCGCAGCTGCTCGCGGAGCGGATGCCGGTCACGGTCGAGCTCGTGCTGCTCGCCTTCGCCGTCTCGCTCCTGGTCTCGCTCCCCGTGGCGCTGATCGCGGCCCGCCGTCCCGGTGGCATCTTCGACCGGGTCGTGATGGTCATCTCGATGACCCTGCTGGCCGTGCCGAACTACGTCATGGCGCTGCTGCTCGTGCTCGTCTTCGCGGTGAGCCTGCGTGCGCTGCCGGCGATCGGATACGTGCCGGTCACGACCGACGTGGTCGCCAACCTCAGATCCGTGACGCTTCCCGTGCTCGCCCTCGGCCTGCCGATCGCCTGCTTCTACGCGCGGTTCCTCCGCGGCGATCTCGTCGAGCAGATGAACTCGGCCGAGTACATCGAGACGGCCCGCGCCAAGGGCGTCGGCCCGTGGAAGGTGCTGCTCGTGCACGCCTTCCGCAACTCGTCGTTCGGGCTGCTGACGCTCGTGGGGCTCAACGTCGGCGGTCTCGTCGGAGGCACGGTCATCATCGAGCAGATCTTCTCGATGCCGGGCCTGGGCGTCATGATGCTCCAGGGCGTCGGGTCGCAGGACACCGCCGTCGTCCAGGCGTGCGTGTTCATCTTCGCGGCGGTCGCCATCTTCGCCAACCTGTTCGTCGACGTCATGTATGCCGTCCTTGACCCGAGGATCCGCTATGGCTCTCGTTGA
- a CDS encoding ABC transporter substrate-binding protein encodes MTISAKGGRSAKRLIGAIAVVASLGISAVACSGGGDTSATGGDGTPQPGGTMTVLLDAGFAGGWNTGLDPATSNTTGSNLPQNSAIFGGLFTLEADDDGSNAHIQPNQAESYSWSEDQKTLTVKLRQGITFSDGTPFNAQAVLWNWIRGLNSGSSGLVQLDLDSSAGAPTNLSEDFMASLWAALPADVDKNAVNADLAAIRVVDDQTITMALNAPNGALVNGFPVANLNLIASPTAYAKLGADAFKLTPVGAGPFVITSDKMSDRLELKKNPTYFKSGLPYLDTLNFQSVAGDQVAYQTLQAGQGDAIEGLSSVTLIQQAQSNPDVGVLLTPPTSPYVVQLNTRTAPFNDIKAREAIYYATDFDAINQGLFKGQGEMSQSFMASGDLFANTKVDGYRTFDLDKAKALVKELGGLKVTLGTTDIVTARAVTTALQTQWQAAGIDVSIDAKPLGDVITTFISGQWESMLQTAGSWDPSVGIGVQVRFGSTSAFSGTPLPQGASSAADALAKKLTTPLDDLLVKAVSTTDTAARQQTYDEIAKYISDQAYGPFGMAFSPAQVVRKGVHAPGLTTKIPALSVNSGVLYDRAWVEGGK; translated from the coding sequence ATGACCATCAGTGCGAAGGGCGGGCGGTCGGCAAAGCGGCTGATCGGCGCCATCGCCGTCGTCGCGAGTCTCGGCATCTCCGCCGTGGCCTGCAGCGGCGGAGGAGACACCAGCGCGACCGGGGGAGACGGCACGCCCCAGCCCGGCGGGACCATGACGGTCCTGCTCGACGCCGGCTTCGCGGGCGGGTGGAACACGGGGCTCGACCCCGCGACCAGCAACACGACGGGGTCGAACCTGCCGCAGAACTCGGCGATCTTCGGCGGGCTGTTCACGCTCGAAGCCGATGACGACGGCAGCAACGCCCACATCCAGCCCAACCAGGCCGAGAGCTACTCGTGGAGCGAGGATCAGAAGACCCTCACGGTCAAGCTGCGCCAGGGCATCACCTTCTCCGACGGCACGCCGTTCAACGCGCAGGCCGTGCTGTGGAACTGGATCCGCGGTCTCAACTCCGGCAGCTCGGGCCTCGTGCAGCTCGACCTCGACTCGTCCGCGGGCGCACCCACGAACCTCAGCGAGGACTTCATGGCGAGCCTGTGGGCCGCGCTGCCCGCCGACGTCGACAAGAACGCCGTCAACGCCGACCTCGCCGCGATCCGCGTGGTCGACGACCAGACCATCACCATGGCGCTGAACGCCCCCAACGGAGCGCTCGTCAACGGCTTCCCCGTCGCGAACCTGAACCTGATCGCCTCGCCGACCGCATACGCGAAGCTGGGTGCGGATGCGTTCAAGCTCACTCCCGTCGGCGCCGGCCCGTTCGTCATCACGAGCGACAAGATGAGCGATCGGCTCGAGCTCAAGAAGAACCCGACCTACTTCAAGTCGGGCCTTCCCTACCTGGACACCCTGAACTTCCAGTCCGTCGCGGGCGACCAGGTCGCCTACCAGACGCTGCAGGCGGGACAGGGCGACGCGATCGAAGGACTCAGCTCGGTGACGCTCATCCAACAGGCCCAGTCGAACCCGGATGTCGGCGTGCTCCTCACGCCGCCGACCTCGCCCTACGTGGTCCAGCTCAACACGCGCACCGCGCCGTTCAACGACATCAAGGCGCGCGAGGCGATCTACTACGCGACCGACTTCGACGCCATCAACCAGGGCCTGTTCAAGGGCCAGGGCGAGATGTCGCAGTCGTTCATGGCCTCGGGCGACCTGTTCGCCAACACCAAGGTCGACGGCTACCGCACCTTCGACCTCGACAAGGCGAAGGCGCTCGTGAAGGAGCTCGGCGGTCTGAAGGTCACGCTCGGCACGACCGACATCGTCACCGCCCGCGCGGTCACGACGGCGTTGCAGACGCAGTGGCAGGCCGCGGGCATCGACGTCTCGATCGACGCGAAGCCGCTCGGCGACGTCATCACGACCTTCATCAGCGGCCAGTGGGAGTCGATGCTCCAGACCGCCGGATCCTGGGACCCCTCGGTCGGCATCGGCGTCCAGGTGCGCTTCGGCTCGACGTCGGCCTTCAGCGGCACGCCGCTCCCACAGGGCGCGAGCTCCGCGGCCGACGCGCTCGCCAAGAAGCTCACGACGCCGCTGGACGACCTGCTCGTCAAGGCCGTGTCCACGACCGACACGGCCGCGCGGCAGCAGACCTACGACGAGATCGCGAAGTACATCTCCGACCAGGCCTACGGCCCGTTCGGGATGGCGTTCTCCCCCGCTCAGGTCGTCCGCAAGGGCGTGCACGCACCGGGCTTGACGACGAAGATCCCCGCGCTCTCCGTCAACAGCGGCGTCCTGTACGACCGCGCCTGGGTCGAGGGCGGCAAGTAG
- a CDS encoding amidohydrolase family protein: MIVDAHAHFLPAGYPEDAPSCFPHMEPIDGSTSRLLVFDQMRFPAKDVFFQAERRVEALEASGLDAEVVSPMPPLLRYDLPAGDGLSLARHVNDFGAEIGAYAPERIIALGMVPMQDPDAATAELAAIKERGLAGVEIASNILGSSIGDTRFLEFFREAERLDLPVFVHAMPSPMDRLPMSAMGTYVVGIEGMFAAASLILGGTAAACPDLRISFSHAAGGFPMMLPRANYFWGGAWNEGPVDEDRAVMHDDGPSPFEYARRFYYDAMVFDRRTIRYLVDLLGADRLLIGSDFPAMLREEPGGKTFREMELEPAQWADISHRNAFRWLGRETDELTVHTHAHAHAPA; encoded by the coding sequence ATGATCGTCGACGCACACGCCCACTTCCTCCCCGCGGGCTACCCCGAGGACGCACCGTCCTGCTTCCCCCACATGGAGCCGATCGACGGCTCCACCTCACGGCTCCTCGTGTTCGACCAGATGCGGTTCCCCGCGAAGGACGTCTTCTTCCAGGCCGAGCGCCGGGTGGAGGCCCTGGAGGCGTCGGGCCTCGACGCCGAGGTCGTGAGCCCCATGCCGCCGCTGCTGCGCTACGACCTGCCCGCCGGCGACGGGCTGTCGCTCGCGCGTCACGTGAACGACTTCGGCGCCGAGATCGGCGCATATGCGCCGGAGCGGATCATCGCGCTCGGCATGGTGCCGATGCAGGACCCGGATGCGGCGACCGCCGAGCTCGCCGCGATCAAGGAACGGGGGCTCGCCGGCGTCGAGATCGCGTCCAACATCCTGGGCAGCTCGATCGGGGATACGAGGTTCCTGGAGTTCTTCCGCGAGGCGGAGAGGCTGGACCTCCCCGTGTTCGTGCACGCCATGCCCTCGCCCATGGACCGGTTGCCGATGTCGGCGATGGGCACCTACGTCGTGGGCATCGAGGGCATGTTCGCCGCGGCATCCCTGATCCTGGGAGGCACCGCCGCCGCGTGCCCGGACCTGCGCATCTCGTTCAGCCACGCGGCCGGCGGGTTCCCCATGATGCTGCCGCGCGCGAACTACTTCTGGGGCGGTGCGTGGAACGAGGGACCGGTCGACGAGGACCGTGCCGTGATGCACGACGACGGGCCCTCTCCGTTCGAGTACGCTCGTCGGTTCTACTACGACGCGATGGTGTTCGACCGCAGGACGATCCGCTATCTCGTCGACCTGCTGGGAGCCGACCGGCTGCTCATCGGCTCGGACTTCCCGGCCATGCTGCGGGAGGAGCCGGGGGGCAAGACGTTCCGCGAGATGGAGCTGGAACCGGCCCAGTGGGCCGACATCAGCCACCGCAACGCGTTCCGGTGGCTCGGGCGGGAGACCGACGAGCTGACCGTGCACACCCACGCCCACGCGCACGCCCCCGCCTGA
- a CDS encoding zinc-binding dehydrogenase, producing MTQMVRAAVQTAPRTIEMREFARPRIGADDALLRVEANGVCGSDVEIYKGHMGMNPNPFIPGHEPMGIIAEIGDRAAARWGVDVGDRVAVEVIVPCRACEDCLTGRYQACRFRKYGHGVTGIDVDPTLWGGFAEYMYISPNSVVHRMDKTIPAEIAALYNPLGAGVRWAVDLGEVGLGDSLLVLGAGQRGLAAVIAAKAAGAGTVIVTGLRSDEHKLAVARELGADHTLVVDGEDAIEVAAAVKEITGGRGVDVAVEVTPMAAQPITDALTSVRHGGRVVLAGLKGGRDIPLVTDVIVNRALTVKGAFGVDAIAMEKAIALLESGRFPLEKLHTHTFGLDEVGLAIETLAGETDDASAIHVSVHPSFA from the coding sequence ATGACACAGATGGTTCGCGCAGCGGTGCAGACCGCTCCCCGCACGATCGAGATGCGCGAGTTCGCGCGTCCCCGGATCGGTGCCGACGACGCCCTCCTGCGCGTCGAGGCGAACGGCGTGTGCGGCAGCGACGTCGAGATCTACAAGGGGCACATGGGGATGAACCCCAACCCCTTCATCCCCGGGCACGAGCCCATGGGGATCATCGCCGAGATCGGCGACCGTGCCGCCGCGCGCTGGGGGGTGGATGTCGGCGACCGGGTGGCGGTCGAGGTGATCGTCCCGTGCCGCGCCTGCGAGGACTGCCTGACGGGCCGCTACCAGGCGTGCCGGTTCCGCAAGTACGGTCACGGGGTCACCGGGATCGACGTGGACCCGACGCTGTGGGGCGGCTTCGCCGAGTACATGTACATCTCGCCGAACTCGGTCGTGCACCGGATGGACAAGACCATCCCGGCCGAGATCGCCGCGCTGTACAACCCGCTCGGTGCGGGCGTGCGCTGGGCGGTCGATCTCGGCGAGGTCGGGCTGGGCGACTCGCTCCTGGTGCTCGGCGCCGGTCAGCGCGGGCTCGCGGCGGTCATCGCCGCGAAGGCGGCGGGCGCGGGCACCGTCATCGTCACGGGCCTGCGCAGCGACGAGCACAAGCTCGCCGTCGCCCGAGAGCTCGGCGCCGACCACACGCTCGTCGTCGACGGCGAGGACGCGATCGAGGTCGCCGCAGCCGTGAAGGAGATCACGGGCGGCCGCGGCGTGGACGTCGCGGTCGAGGTCACACCGATGGCCGCGCAGCCCATCACGGATGCCCTCACGAGCGTCCGCCACGGCGGCCGCGTCGTGCTCGCCGGCCTCAAGGGCGGCCGCGACATCCCGCTGGTCACGGACGTGATCGTCAACCGCGCGCTGACCGTGAAGGGCGCGTTCGGCGTCGACGCGATCGCGATGGAGAAGGCGATCGCCCTGCTGGAGTCCGGGCGCTTCCCGCTTGAGAAGCTGCACACCCACACGTTCGGGCTCGACGAGGTGGGCCTCGCGATCGAGACCCTCGCGGGCGAGACCGACGACGCCTCCGCCATCCACGTCTCGGTCCACCCGAGCTTCGCCTGA
- a CDS encoding SDR family NAD(P)-dependent oxidoreductase, producing MTAWHDDDPLRDPLQGIGEQWMSGRTALVTGAGQNGALPGVGYAIARLLAAHGAQVAVLDRSAEAASRTVELIRAEGGDAAAITADVTDDAECARAVAEAIEAFGTLDTLVNNVASGDRAGIFEVTPERFEQLVGINLTSAWSVTRHVVPTLPRGSSILNISSVGVRAKGPGMPYCVAKAGIENFTEGAASTLGPQGIRVNCIEVGGIWGSFAAANMDEKMREPRRQMTTLKTEGTAWDIAHAALFLLSDRARWITGQILAVDGGPMTFFPPGPPVTSVA from the coding sequence ATGACCGCCTGGCACGACGACGACCCGCTCCGCGACCCGCTGCAGGGCATCGGCGAGCAGTGGATGTCGGGACGCACCGCGCTCGTGACCGGCGCCGGCCAGAACGGCGCGCTGCCCGGTGTCGGCTACGCGATCGCGCGGCTGCTCGCCGCCCACGGCGCGCAGGTCGCCGTCCTGGACCGCTCGGCCGAGGCCGCGAGCCGCACGGTCGAGCTGATCCGGGCGGAGGGCGGCGACGCCGCCGCGATCACCGCCGACGTGACCGACGACGCCGAGTGCGCACGGGCGGTGGCCGAGGCCATCGAGGCGTTCGGCACGCTCGACACGCTGGTCAACAACGTGGCCAGCGGTGATCGCGCGGGCATCTTCGAGGTCACGCCCGAGCGCTTCGAGCAGCTCGTCGGCATCAACCTCACCTCGGCGTGGTCCGTGACCCGGCACGTGGTCCCGACCCTCCCGCGCGGCAGCTCGATCCTCAACATCTCCTCCGTCGGTGTCCGCGCCAAGGGGCCGGGCATGCCGTACTGCGTCGCCAAGGCCGGGATCGAGAACTTCACGGAGGGCGCCGCATCCACCCTCGGACCGCAGGGCATCCGGGTCAACTGCATCGAGGTCGGCGGCATCTGGGGCTCTTTCGCCGCCGCGAACATGGACGAGAAGATGCGCGAGCCGCGCCGCCAGATGACGACGCTCAAGACCGAGGGCACCGCCTGGGACATCGCCCACGCCGCGCTCTTCCTGCTCAGCGACCGGGCGCGCTGGATCACCGGGCAGATCCTCGCAGTGGACGGCGGCCCGATGACGTTCTTCCCGCCCGGGCCCCCCGTGACGTCGGTCGCCTGA